Proteins found in one Fusarium keratoplasticum isolate Fu6.1 chromosome 12, whole genome shotgun sequence genomic segment:
- a CDS encoding G domain-containing protein, with translation MAGETRDVWVALMGVTGSGKSTFISHCTGQKATVGNGLQSCTRNVEVYSFTYRPGLTVHLVDTPGFDDTNRQDGAVLGEISGWLSKTYTEQIYLSGILYFHRISDIRMQGTGKMNMWLLRKLCGRGAVNKVVLTTTMWELVEESTAEQRLKELEETEEFWGYMKKNGAGVHRHYNNKESALNVLSRFVPQELNVEPEVIKLAIQTELADDHKTLDQTGAGKMLNAEWAQEKESLENELVQVREAIKTATQERDMTMAKLLQEQQEEMKQSVERMRIEQEKLRVTMEQLHAERLAKMREMLEQQRDATESLNADLREKERQRQQEQKRHEEEKLRNKKLAAEQQKTIRGLTAKLSPAQSPSAAEPPPWTPPASEAHKPAGTSRYFEHTHSQDTVFSPHWTLDFTPDGKKLIAGHNQKMISIFSRNDQGQYHITQEFKCWSTSKWKRKKYSRIAVTMRPDGRTFATSADNRRIQIYELDGSGMFRQIQKLDQKAMMMASTPDGEYLVSVTNMFDGKVQVWKGFNAPLTMRCVEEKMVEDLGGSVAKHMVLSSDGRLALVLSDKVILCALDKSTGTLTETQVLPSDLSTIEGLAWAPDGRTLASSGSRKEHVEIWTTGHDGQMQRAAKLDMPFDWCRRMCFSPDGNSLAIAYEFQGWCMWMRDERSHDGWTMVLNRLADQSDPKAMAFHPDGKSIVLAYMKSQFIWSIVRK, from the exons ATGGCGGGAGAAACAAGGGACGTTTGGGTTGCTCTTATGGGCGTTACTGGCTCTGGGAAAAGCACATTTATTTCCCATTGCACTGGCCAGAAAGCCACTGTCGGAAATGGCCTCCAGTCCT GTACACGCAATGTTGAGGTCTACAGCTTCACCTACCGACCCGGACTCACGGTTCATTTGGTTGACACTCCAGGCTTTGACGACACCAACAGGCAAGATGGTGCTGTCCTCGGAGAGATCTCAGGATGGCTCAGCAAGACCTACACCGAGCAGATCTACCTCAGCGGCATCCTTTACTTTCATCGCATCAGCGACATCCGGATGCAGGGCACAGGAAAAATGAACATGTGGCTCCTCCGGAAGCTCTGTGGCCGCGGGGCGGTGAACAAGGTCGTTCTTACTACCACCATGTGGGAGTTGGTCGAAGAGAGCACGGCCGAGCAGAGACTGAAAGAAttggaggagacggaggagtTTTGGGGATACATGAAGAAAAATGGCGCAGGAGTCCATCGACActacaacaacaaagagTCGGCACTGAATGTCCTTAGCCGGTTCGTGCCCCAGGAGCTCAATGTTGAGCCTGAAGTTATAAAGCTGGCTATACAGACTGAGCTGGCTGACGATCACAAAACTCTTGACCAAACCGGTGCAGGAAAGATGCTCAACGCGGAATGGGCTCAAGAGAAGGAGTCTCTTGAGAATGAGCTTGTTCAAGTccgtgaagccatcaagacggcGACTCAGGAGCGAGACATGACCATGGCCAAGCTtctacaagaacaacaagaGGAGATGAAGCAATCCGTCGAGAGGATGCGCATCGAGCAGGAGAAGCTTAGGGTCACGATGGAACAGTTGCATGCTGAGCGActggccaagatgagggAGATGCTGGAGCAACAGAGAGACGCTACCGAGTCTCTGAATGCAGACTtgcgggagaaggagaggcagCGACAACAAGAGCAGAAGCGccacgaggaggagaagctccgAAACAAGAAACTGGCAGCTGAACAGCAGAAGACTATTCGTGGTTTGACGGCGAAGCTGAGCCCGGCGCAATCTCCCAGTGCTGCTGAGCCACCTCCATGGACTCCTCCGGCATCTGAAGCACATAAACCAGCAGGAACAAG CAGGTATTTTGAACATACCCACAGCCAGGATACGGTCTTCAGCCCTCACTGGACGCTCGACTTTACTCCTGACGGGAAGAAGCTGATCGCTGGCCACAATCAGAAAATGATCTCGATTTTCAGCCGCAACGACCAAGGTCAATACCACATCACACAAGAGTTCAAATGCTGGAGCACGAGCAAGTGGAAACGAAAGAAGTATAGCCGAATCGCCGTCACCATGAGGCCAGACGGCCGGACCTTTGCCACATCCGCCGACAACCGACGTATCCAAATTTACGAGTTGGATGGCTCGGGAATGTTTCGTCAGATACAAAAGCTTGATCAGAAGGCtatgatgatggcctcgacgccgGACGGCGAATACCTAGTGTCGGTCACGAATATGTTTGACGGCAAGGTCCAGGTTTGGAAGGGGTTCAATGCGCCTTTGACCATGAGGTGCGTTGAAGAGAAAATGGTGGAGGATCTTGGGGGCAGTGTCGCCAAACATATGGTCTTGAGTTCAGATGGGCGCCTagctttggtgttgagcgacaaggtcatcttGTGTGCCCTAGACAAGTCCACGGGAACTCTCACCGAAACACAAGTCCTACCTTCAGACTTGAGCACGATCGAGGGACTGGCATGGGCTCCAGATGGCCGCACCCTCGCGTCCTCGGGGTCCAGAAAGGAGCACGTCGAGATCTGGACCACGGGACACGACGGGCAAATGCAGCGGGCGGCAAAACTCGACATGCCCTTTGACTGGTGCAGACGCATGTGTTTCTCGCCTGATGGTAACTCCTTGGCCATTGCGTATGAATTTCAGGGCTGGTGTATGTGGATGAGGGATGAGcggagccatgatggatggaccATGGTGTTGAACCGTCTAGCTGACCAGTCGGATCCAAAAGCGATGGCGTTTCACCCTGATGGAAAGTCGATCGTGCTTGCGTATATGAAGAGTCAGTTTATCTGGAGTATTGTGAGAAAATGA